A genomic segment from Triticum dicoccoides isolate Atlit2015 ecotype Zavitan chromosome 1A, WEW_v2.0, whole genome shotgun sequence encodes:
- the LOC119358419 gene encoding phosphatidate cytidylyltransferase 1-like, protein MEKELSSSSDVSASHVGRVRNRRRPNEVTTDGNRTNGPTLLVSDRNKYKSMLIRTYSTVWMIGGFAFLVYMGHLYIWAMVVVIQIFMATELFNLLRKSSEEKQLPGFRLLNWHFFFTAMLFTYGRFLSRELVNTVSSDHLLYKLVSGLIKYQMFICYFLYISGFVWFILTLKKKTYKYQFKQYAWTHMILLTVFAQSSFTVANIFEGMFWFLLPASLIVINDIAAYLFGFFLGRTPLIKLSPKKTWEGFIGASVTTIISAFLLANVMGRSQWFTCPRKDLSTGWLQCDPGPMFKPEHYYLGDWAPHWFPWKEVFLMPVQWHALALGLFASIIAPFGGFFASGFKRAFKIKDFGDSIPGHGGITDRMDCQMVMAVFAYIYHQSFISPHNFSVDAILDQILRNLTYEEQRNLYEQLGEMLGNLCKADKLAACL, encoded by the exons GTTACAACCGATGGGAATAGAACAAATGGACCCACTTTGCTTGTCAGCGATCGGAACAAGTATAAGTCGATGCTTATCCGTACATATTCTACTGTGTGGATGATTGGCGGCTTTGCATTCCTAGTTTATATGGGCCATCTTTATATCTGGGCCATGGTGGTTGTCATTCAAATATTCATGGCGACAGAGCTTTTCAACCTACTCAGAAAATCCAGTGAAGAGAAGCAACTGCCAGGGTTCAGGCTCCTAAATTG GCACTTCTTTTTCACGGCAATGTTGTTTACATATGGACGCTTTCTTAGTCGGGAGCTTGTTAACACAGTATCTTCAGATCACTTGTTGTATAAGCTCGTCAGCGGCCTAATAAAGTATCAGATGTTTATTTGCTATTTTCTTTATATTTCAG GATTTGTATGGTTTATTTTGACACTGAAGAAAAAGACATACAAATACCAGTTCAAACAGTATGCCTGGACACACATGATTCTTTTAACGGTTTTTGCACAATCTTCTTTCACGGTGGCAAATATATTTGAAGGAATGTTCTG GTTTCTTCTACCTGCTTCACTCATTGTGATCAATGACATTGCCGCCTATTTATTTGGGTTCTTTCTCGGGAGAACACCATTGATCAAGTTATCTCCAAAGAAAACATGGGAAGGCTTTATTGGTGCATCAGTGACAACCATCATCTCTGCTTTCCTG TTAGCAAATGTAATGGGTCGCTCCCAGTGGTTTACATGCCCAAGAAAG GACCTGTCAACAGGGTGGCTTCAGTGTGATCCTGGCCCTATGTTTAAGCCAGAGCATTATTATCTGGGAGATTGGGCACCCCATTGG TTTCCATGGAAAGAAGTGTTCCTAATGCCTGTGCAGTGGCATGCTTTAGCCCTTGGTTTGTTTGCATCGATAATTGCACCATTCGGTGGATTTTTCGCAAGTGGCTTCAAGAGGGCTTTTAAAATAAAG GATTTTGGTGACAGTATACCTGGGCATGGTGGAATCACTGACCGAATGGACTGTCAA ATGGTTATGGCAGTTTTTGCGTACATATACCACCAATCGTTCATCTCGCCCCACAATTTCTCTGTTGACGCAATCTTGGATCAG ATCTTAAGAAACCTGACATACGAGGAGCAGAGAAACTTGTATGAGCAACTTGGGGAGATGTTGGGCAACTTATGCAAAGCTGATAAACTCGCTGCTTGCTTATGA
- the LOC119294981 gene encoding probable glutathione S-transferase GSTU6, translated as MAGEGELKLLSTWASPWASRVKLALHLKGLSYENIEQDLNSKSDLLLAFNPVHKKVPVLIHNGKPICESVVIIEYIDKAYGSTGPSLLPTDPYERAIARFWVDYIDHKLVIPWKVAFTANTEEDKTEAIKQILVGVNVLEGALKECSNGKPFFGGDNVGYVDIALGGLLAFLQGTEELCGTKLFGTANTPLLLAWVERFTTLDAAKVALPDANKLVVFARTRRARIAATINVSVKN; from the exons ATGGCTGGCGAAGGTGAGCTGAAGCTGTTGAGTACGTGGGCGAGCCCCTGGGCTTCTAGGGTGAAACTCGCGCTCCACCTCAAGGGCTTGAGCTACGAGAACATCGAGCAGGACCTCAACAGCAAGAGTGACCTCCTCCTCGCGTTCAACCCAGTGCACAAGAAGGTGCCCGTGCTCATCCACAACGGCAAGCCAATCTGTGAGTCGGTCGTCATAATTGAGTACATCGACAAGGCCTATGGCAGCACCGGCCCCTCCCTCCTACCCACTGACCCCTACGAGCGTGCCATTGCTCGGTTTTGGGTAGACTACATTGACCACAAG CTAGTCATCCCGTGGAAAGTGGCGTTCACAGCCAACACTGAGGAGGATAAGACTGAAGCGATAAAGCAAATATTAGTGGGGGTGAATGTGCTAGAGGGGGCTCTCAAGGAATGCTCCAACGGGAAGCCCTTCTTTGGAGGTGATAACGTTGGATACGTGGATATAGCACTAGGCGGCCTGTTGGCGTTTCTGCAAGGAACTGAAGAACTATGTGGTACCAAGCTCTTTGGCACCGCGAATACCCCACTTCTGCTTGCTTGGGTGGAGCGCTTCACTACGCTGGACGCTGCCAAGGTGGCTCTTCCGGACGCCAATAAATTGGTTGTGTTTGCAAGGACAAGGCGGGCCCGGATTGCTGCTACTATAAATGTATCTGTCAAGAACTGA